Within the Papaver somniferum cultivar HN1 unplaced genomic scaffold, ASM357369v1 unplaced-scaffold_22, whole genome shotgun sequence genome, the region TGGTGTTCTTGTTTCAAGGTTGAAATAGACTGTTTGATGGCATATAACTTTGTTGCATTGGACTGAGCAAAACGGCTCTGCAAATCCATCCACATCACATGAGCAGTTTCGAAAGACATCACACTACGACCAATTGCTGGTTCACAAGAATTGCAAACCCAACTGCCAACAAGATCATCGCAGCGTTGCCAGTACGGTATATCGGCTGAAATTTCTGGCTTAACAATTGTGCCCTCGATGTAGCCAAGCTTGGCCTTGGCACTTAAGGCCTTACGAAAACCACGAACCCAAGTGGCATAGTTTTCACTTGTGAGGACGGGTAGATAAAGAATAGTTGTAGGATTGTCTGCTGGATGAACATAATAAGGACTAGAAGGATGAAGGTGAGGATTAGAATCAATACCAGTGTTGTTGTTGCCTGTCGATGAATCATTGTTGTCTCCCATTGATGCTGTTGGAAGAAGAACGAAGGTGCtcggtaaagaagaaaaaaaataacgtCTGGGaagaaaaacttttttttttttgtttgtgattTGATAAAACCTAGCACGAAGATACCATATTGGATTTATATCCAGAAGACAGTGTTTATAGTTTTCACAACTGTGAATATCTTGTTTATTCTTATTGATATATATAGTGAAGTTACAACAAAATAGGTTACACCAAAATAGAGATATTCTAGGAAATAACTATATTTACGTAAGACTAAGTTTAGGAAAGACCTagtaaactgggaaacctaatagacTAAGGAAACATGAGTAAcaagaatatattttctctaacaatccaaCAACCCGTATCATTCCAGTAAAAATCTGAAACTTAATTTTAACACTTAGATTCaacactttcaaaattaaaacccaaGTTCTACAGTCTCCTTGCCTTCTCCAATGTTGGCAACTGATCATTCCAATAGTTAAAAAACTAGTTGTTCAGGGAAGTATTTCAAGAATGCATATAGATTCTTGTGCAAAAACATTACCCAAAAAGGGATCACAAATAGTTCAAGAACgtttcttttttacttttaaaCTCTGATGTTGAGGTAGTTAAGAATTCTATGTTTTTGGTTATCAAAAGAACACTTTAAGCAAATCCTACGTGAAGATTGGATCCAGCTGAAAGGGGGATATAgtttgactgaattgggcttgagGGGTCGCAGACCTTGGATAACTAAGCAAGGGGTCGCAACTGCACACCCTTGAGGGTTACACCACATTTACAATAACTTTAATGTATAGACAAACCCTGTCATATATATCTGAGAGTTTTGGAGTGTTGGATTTAGGTCATTGCATTTTATCTTTTTCAGCTTTACCTAGGTCATTGGATCGAGTATTGATCGATTTGAGGAACCAACTATAATGAGTGAGATATAATATGTTGTACCAatactacaaaataaaaatataaacccaGTATCAAATGTGAAAGATACTACACTTTTGGAGAACAATAAAGGATTACGGACCCGTGTGTGTGAACTACTACAAAACTGTTCACACACACATGAATGGGGTCGGTGGTTCCCGCTCCCCAAAAGCAAACAGGGGATCGTATTTTGTGGGATAAGTGTGTGAGTGGGTACGAATAATTATTCGTGGTTTTTTATTACATGGTTCCTATAGAATTTTTGTTTGGAGAAACATCGAATATATTGAGAACGCAACATTCATCTTATTTGTAACTTATATAAGATGCATGTAATGAAACGACCTTACTTTATTTATAACTTATTAGAAGTTTAGGAATCACGTAGTGATATAGCTATCATTACGATACATTACTTGTAAGGCCCATCCTTGAAACACATACATAATGTCTGTCTCATAGTAGAGACAAGACATCCACAATTTAAATCTACTTAACACTGGATGTTAATACTTCTCCATCCAACGCCGCTGCACTGACGGGCATTGCCGTTGAGAGTAGCAACGCTCCCTCCCAGACAATTGCCTGTGTTATATAGCCTAGCAGTTTGCCCAGTGTAAGAAAATGAGTAACCACCCATATATAAGAGGTTTGAGCATCCACAGTTACTATATGTTCGAGTTTCACCGCCGCAACCTCCTAAACGGTATACAGTTATCGAACTTGCATTTGCCAATTCACTTACTACAGCCATGAGAACGAAAGCCATCAATAATATGGAGAGTGAGTTCTTACTGGATGCCATTGCTAAGTGAAGGAgcaaaatgagattttttttttctttttcttagttttttaggTTTCTTGAAACTGTgtgttttcttcttaagttggatgcccgtatttatAGTAAAATGTCGAATGAACGGGACAAGAATAATGAGGGAACGTGCTTGGAAAAACTAGTGGATAGTATCATTGAGAAGAAAATATCGTGAACGAATATGCTTTTTTCATTCAACAATGTCGGCAAGAAACCCGTAGACAAAGTGCCCCAGCTTTAATGCAGTAGTTGTGATATTTTTATTTCGACTAGATTCACTGCTGAAATCCGACTTTCGATTTTAATTTCACGAGCATGCATCTCAAAACGTATTTCCTTTTGTCCCAGCTTGTCCCTTTCTGTTAAGAGTACAATGTAGGCATGGTAAAACATTTTGCATGGATCACTGACTTATGAGTACTAGTGGATTATATTACTTATAGCTAAATGTTTAAAGAACGCTTCATGAATGAGGGAACGTGCATGGAGAAAACTAGTGGACTATATCACTGAGAAGAAAATATCTTAAACGAGAATATGCTTATTTTCCTTTGATTCATTGAAAAGATGGTCGTCGGTAATTGCTATGATGGCAAAAAATTTAACAAAGGCGGCCAGAAATTATCATCCAAAGCCATCGACAAAATGTCCTAGCTTTAATGACAAAGTCTCCCAGCTATAATGCAGTCCGTAATAGTCTATTTTTACGTACCTTGATCATCTAACTTGCAATACGATTACCCTCATTTGTTGGCCATCCCTAAACAATTGTTACGTATCAACACCGCTTCACTCGATAGGTAGTATCAAAATATCGAGAAtcgatatatttttttccttggTTTAATTGAAAGGATGGTGATAGGTACGATGGAAAGAACTTCAACAAAGGCGGCCAGAAATTATCGGTCAAGACTGTCGAGCCATCAACAAAGGGTGTGTCAGCTTTATTGCTGTAATTGAAGGTCTGATCTCCCTTTCTGTACTCTGTACGATCATTTAGTTTAGGCATGTTATCTCCACACACAGTAATTTCTAGTCCATGTTTTCTCGCCAGTGTTTATCTATCTCGGTATTTTATCCAGAAAGAAAATTatttcaaaataataaaaatcgacGGTTAAATTAACCACCACAGACCATACCACATGTACGAAATGTTTATCCACTAGCTTCAGACAGAAATATGTGGAAGTTAGTGATCCACGTACCAGAACCATAACCCAGGTAGTTCGATTAAGCTTTGTGTACGATAGCATTTACAGGCTAGGACTCTTTAGCAACCCTATTAAGGACCCAGAGCTCAGGACTTTGACCGTATAATTTGTTACTTGTTAGCATATATAGGTAATTGGTTTCACTGGCATTTTCGGTGGCATTATATTTGTACTTGAATTcacttaattttttcttttcggTTCTGGTAAGTTAACTTGGATTTCATTTCTAACTAACCGCAACTTGTTTGGAATGGAGatttgattgtggttgttgtaTGACCGATGTCTTTGTTCTTGTAAATAATTGGACACTAAACTCGTTCATAATCAAAATACCAGTACCATGCGTATGTGTTCCTCATACTTAAGAATAAAGATGATTGTTCATTTGTTTGCTCGCAGGATCACACGAAATTAGTGGTATATTCCTAGCTAGCTAGGCGTACTGTGTAGCATATATAGTTATATATACGTAGAAAGATTAGAAAGCCACCACTTACCCAACTTTTAATGCGATAATGAAAAGAGTGGTGAAGAAACATTTGCTTTTCCATAGCGATTTGGGCTCTGTCTCTTGATGAGACTAATCTGCAGCCTGCTTTGTAGTACTTGTAGATATTAAATACGGCACGTCTATTACGTGTGCGATCAAATGGTTCGATTAATGAGCGAAGGCTATCGCGTACAGTATGTTTAAGATGACGCATCAGATGACGTCAGAAAAATCACGAATGCGAAGTTATAGAGTATGTGCGAGAAGAGTCAAAgtccgaaaataagggctttattaactgtcatccactatatggAATTCGTATATAAGGGGACCGAGCGACCATGTAAGGAAGGATCTTTTTGAGAGTTTAGACTTGCAATTTatgagagagaaaaatattgtttgttctccaagttagagtTCATCTCAAATCTTGTAACCATATTGAAGATTCTATGAATGAATGTATGAATTTTAAAATGATTACTTGAGTTGATATTAGGATTATattaagggtgtggttgtaggatttcctgcaactacattttggcgccagAAAACAACTTGAAATGATATACCGTGGTGGTCAAAGTTTAAGAGTTTAATTCTTTGCTGAGAAGTTCtttttttaattgaaataagaaaataaaaatggtaAGACAAAATTTTGTAGTAGGACAACCGATACCGATTAGAAGGATCCAGAGAATCGCTGGAAGAAGATGGAGTGAAATTGCAGAGTCATCCAGGATGGGAGAAAGACGTAATCAAGATCAACAAGTCCATCATCCGGTACAACGAGAACCTGTGCAAGATAATGTTATTGactatgatagagtgagtgttcaTACTTCACAAACAGATTCAACAGAAGAGGATGAACAAAGAACTAGAGAGGGAGGACTCATAGAAGGAACTGATGAAGATATGACGATTGAAGAACTTCGACGGAGGTTGGCTACGGAAAGAAGGCGAGAGGAtgaagagcgtgcgaatttgatGCGTCAGAATAATGAGTTAAGAGCAGAGAATATCAGATTACAGGAGCAGAGATCGAGAAGTACGACTCGTTCAAGGTCAAGATCAAGTAGGAGTACATCAAGACGTAGTCAATCTAGTCGAAGAGATGTCAGAAAAGAAACACATTTGGATAATATTACAGAAAACAGTCAAGAAAATGATGATCGACAAGATCGACGCGATGAATATCGCATAAATCAACCTCGAATAGATGATCGATATGTGTTGCATGGTGAAAATCAACAAAACGAAcgatatcaaggtgaacagaatgATCCAGAGCAACGAAGAATGATACTACAAGGTAGGCAAATGTTAAGAGACCAACGCGAACACGAAGCTGAGGTTGAAAGGAATATGGATGTACAAAACCACGCACAGGATGAGCGAGAAAGGCGCGGGAGAAGAAGGAAagaaattgaagaacaagaatTGCCGGATGCTATGCGCGAAAACAACCATGACAATAGATTGAGAAGACGCGAGTTTAACCGCATACTTCCAAATCAGATTGTGGAAGATGAGGAAGAACAGAGAAGAGCTAGATTGCAAGACAGAAAGATGCTGAGGGATCGACACGATCAAGTAGAAGAGGATGAAAGAGAAAGAAGGAGACGCCAAAGAGATGCTGATGAAGAAAGAGAGATGCAGGAGGCTATACGTCAAAATAGGCATGAGAATAGAGTAATGCAAGCAAGACTAAAAAAGGCCAATGCAACAAGACCAGGTGGTGAATGAACAAATCTTAAGAGAATTAGCGGAAATGAGAGAAATGATGACAACAAGAAGAGAGGGCGGTGGGAGACAGTTGGATGAGGCAATTGAAGAAGCAGGGAAAACACCATTTGCAAGAC harbors:
- the LOC113340608 gene encoding antimicrobial peptide 1-like: MASSKNSLSILLMAFVLMAVVSELANASSITVYRLGGCGGETRTYSNCGCSNLLYMGGYSFSYTGQTARLYNTGNCLGGSVATLNGNARQCSGVGWRSINIQC
- the LOC113340609 gene encoding trichohyalin-like; its protein translation is MVRQNFVVGQPIPIRRIQRIAGRRWSEIAESSRMGERRNQDQQVHHPVQREPVQDNVIDYDRVSVHTSQTDSTEEDEQRTREGGLIEGTDEDMTIEELRRRLATERRREDEERANLMRQNNELRAENIRLQEQRSRSTTRSRSRSSRSTSRRSQSSRRDVRKETHLDNITENSQENDDRQDRRDEYRINQPRIDDRYVLHGENQQNERYQGEQNDPEQRRMILQGRQMLRDQREHEAEVERNMDVQNHAQDERERRGRRRKEIEEQELPDAMRENNHDNRLRRREFNRILPNQIVEDEEEQRRARLQDRKMLRDRHDQVEEDERERRRRQRDADEEREMQEAIRQNRHENRVMQARLKKANATRPGGE